TGTCGCAGTGGAATCGGGCATGGGCCGCCTCGTTGTGTTTTTTCAACCGCATTGGCCCACCGACGTGAGGCGGGAGGTTTTTCGGGAAACCACCATGTCTTCGAGGATTTCCCGTACAAGCCGGTTGATACCCGACTCGCCGTGGTAGCGGGCGCGGTTGATATTGGCGATGGTGAATTGATTGGCGTCAGGCGCGAGCACGGTGACGGACAAGCTGTTGTCTGGATTGATCGTGCAGCTGACACGGCAATTGCGCAGCCGCTGTGCAAGAGCGTGCTCGATTTGCGCTTTGGTCAACGTGTCCATGGGATCACCGAATAACAGGCCTGAGCGGATCAAGGTTAGCCCAAATATCCTGTGCGTAAATGCTAGCCACTTAATGGCAAACCATTCGTCAGCCTCACGGCCGGCGCAGGGAACGTTTGCGTCCAGCCATTGGCCACATGCAACACACCCTTACGAATAGGTTCAAAGGTGATCTCATGAAAAAGCTGTCTATGTGCCTGGGTCTTTGCAGTGTGTTCTTGCTGCACGGCTGTTTCGACAATTCGGACAACACCACCAAGGACAACACCAGTGGCAGCAAGTCTTCGGTGCAGATGCAGGAAGGCAAGTCCGACGAGAGCAAGTAGGCACAACTTGGCCAAATGTGGGAGGGGGCTTGCTCCCGATAGCGTTGTGTCAGTGAATGCATGTGTAACTGACACACCGCCATCGGGGGCAAGCCCCCTCCCACATGTGATCCACCTATATCGAGGAGACCGTGCTTCGGTTGCGGACTCAACGCATATGCAAAATGATCGGGCTGCTGCTGGCCGGGTCGGTGTGCCCGCGCAGTTTGCCCACGGCCTGGGCGTCGACCGCGCCGCCCTGGTTGCCCCAGGTGCTGCGCACGTAAGTCAGCACTTGAGCGATGTCCTGATCGGACAGTTGCTCCCGGAATGCCGGCATGCGGTAGGCGTCGGGAAGGCCAGCGGCCACGACGCGTTGCGAGCCGTTGAGGGTGATGTTGATCGCCGAGGCGCTTTCCTTGGCCAGGGCCGAAGTGGCGCCGGCCAGCGGTGGCATCCAGTCTGGCTGGCCCTTGCCGTCCAGACCATGGCAGGAGGCGCAGCGGGTCGCGTAGGTGTGGGCGCCGGGGGCGTCCTGACGCGCATTGGCGGCCACGGCCTGATACTGCCAGGGTGTGCCGTCGCGCTGCGGGTCGCCGGGCAGGGATTTGAGGTAACGGGCGATGGCGGCCAGGTCGTCGCCAGCCATGAACTGTGTGGAGTTGTTGAACGCTTCGGTCATCGATCCGTAGACCACCGCATGCTGGTTGCGCCCGGTCTTGAGGAACTGCACGATCTGCGCCTCGCTCCAGCGGCCCAAGCCGGTGTTGGGGTCTTGGCGCAGGCTGGGCGCGTACCAGCCGTCGAGCAGCGCACCGGCCAGGAAGGGCGCGCCGGACTGGTCCAGGGCTTTTTCGTTGAAGGCCAGGCCGCGCGGTGTATGGCAACTGCCGCAGTGGCCGGGGCCCTGGACGATATATGCGCCACGGTTCCACAGCGCGTCCTGGCTGGGGTTGGCCGCGTAGGCGGCGGTGGGCGCGAACACGCCATTCCACAGGGCGATGGGCCAACGCAGGTTGAGCGGCCAGGGAATGTCGCTGGGAATGTTCGGTTCGCTGGCTGGCTGCACGCCTTTCATGAAGAACGCATAGAGCGCCTTTATGTCGTCGTCGCTGAGCTTCACATAAGACGGGTAGGGCATGGCCGGGTACAGCCGGCGCCCGCCCGGCGCTACGCCTTGGCGTACGGCGCGGTCGAAGTCGGCCAGGCTGTAGTTGCCCACGCCATGCTCGCGGTCGGGGGTGATGTTGGTGGCATGAATCGCCCCCAGCGGCGTGGCCATCTCCAGGCCACCGGCAAACGGCGCCTTGCCCGGCAGGCTGTGGCAGGCCACGCAGTCACTCAGACGCGCGACATACTCGCCGCGGCTGACCAGGGCCGGGTCGAAACTGGCGGTTTTTTCGGCTGCGAAGGGTGAGGCGGGCTCGCGGGTGACGTACCAGGCCAAAAGGCCTGCGACGACCAGGCAGGGCAGCGCCAGCCAGCCTGCGGTTCTTGCGAATCGGCGGTTGTTCATGGGCGTTCCCTGTGAGTTAACTGAAGGTGTAGCGGCTCAACGGCAAGCTGCGGATACGCTGGCCGGTCAACTGGGCCACCGCGTTGGCCACGGCTGGCGCCACGGCGGGCAACGGGGGTTCGCCGATACCGCCCATTTTTTCACCGCTCTCGACGATCTTCACGTGTACCCGCGCCATCCGCGACGGCGGCAGGATCGGGTAAAGGTCGTAGTTGCGCGCACGGGGCTTACCGTCCACGTAGACCGCTTCCTCCAGTAAGGTTTGCGACAAGCCCAGGGCCACGGCACCGTTGACCTGGGCTTCAATGATCGCCGGATTGACGATGCTGCCCGGGTCGATGGCCTGCCAGATGTCGTGCACCTTGACCTGGCCGTTGTCGATCGACACTTCGGCGATCACCGCCGCGTGGGAGCCAAACGGCGAGGCCATGGCCACACCACGGGCGCGTCGGCTGCCGTCTTCGGCGGTAAATGGCCCGCGCTTCCAGCCGCCGGACAGCTCACCCACCGCCTGCAGCAGGGTGGTCAGCCGCGCGTTGTCGCGCAACAGGTGCAGGCGCAGTTCGTACGGGTCGTGGCCGCCTTTGTCCGCCAGTTCATCGAGGAACGCTTCGTAGAAGAAGTCGTTCAGCGAATTGCCCACCGAACGCCAGTAGCCGAGCATGGCCGGGCCTTTGACGTAGATCTGTGCGATGCGCTTGTTGGGGATCGCATAACTTTTGCCCGACAGGCCTTCGAGGGCCGTGGGGTCGAGGGCGTCGCCCTGTTTGCCGGCAATCGCTTCGGTGGGGCCTTCGGTGGCGCTCACCGCTTCGATGGCCACCGGCAGGCCTTTGTCGTCCAGCGCGGCGTGGAACTTGACCACCGCGACCGGGCGCAGCACATCACGCACGAACTCTTCCTCACGGCTCCAGATCAGCTTGACCGGGCGGCCGACGGCCTTGGCCAGGACAATCGCCTGCGGGTAGGGGTTGGCCGAGTCATACAGGAAATGCCGACCGAAGAAACCGCCCAGCAGTGGAGAGTGCAGGGTGATTTGCTCAATGGTCAGGCCGGTGCGCTTGGCGATGTCGGCGCGGAACATATCCGGCGCCTGGTTCGGCAGCCACACCTCCAGGGTGCCGTCGGGGTTGTAGCGCGCCAACGCCGAAGGCGGCTCCAGCTGGGCGTGGTTGAGGTATTGGTTGTGGTAGGTGGCGTCGACGCGGGTCTTGGCACTGGCCAGCGAGGTGGCCACGTCGCCCTCGGTTTCGTCGTCGCGGGCCGGGCCTTGCTGGGCGGCGAGAAAGTCGCGGTATTTGTCGCTGGAAAAGTCCGCCGGCATCGCGCGTACGGTAGAGTCGGCGGCGGCTTCGAGCCATTCCACCTGGATCGCTTCAACGGCGCGCTTGGCGTGCCACCAGCGTTCGGCAACCACCGCCACGGCGCCGGGCAGGGTATGAACCGAATGCACGCCCTTCATGGCCTCGACCTGGGCCTGGTTGCGCAGGCTGCCCACCGTCATGCCCAGGCGCGGCGCGTGCTGCACGGCGGCGTGGAGCATGCCGTCGACTTTCAGGTCGATGCTGTACTGCGCCTTGCCGGTGGATTTGTCGTAGGCGTCCAGGCGTTTGACCGGCTTGCCGATCCAGCGGAACTGGCTCGGGTCGCGCAGGGTGATAGTGGCCGGGTCGGGCACCGGCATGTCCAGGGCGCGAGCGGCCAACTCGCCGTAACCCAGCGAGCGGCCGGAAGCGGCGTGCACTACGCGGCCGGGTTGCGTGGTCAGTTGCGCCACCGGCACGCCGAGCTGTTCGGCGGCAGCCTGCATCAGCATGGCGCGGGCGAGGGCGCCGAGGCGCCGCATGGTCGGGTAGCTCATGCGCACCGACATACTGCCGCCGGTAATGCGCAAGCCATTTTCCATCACCACATAAGCTTCACCGGGCGGAGCGGCTTCGACCACGAACGTGGCGGGGTCGGCATCCAGCTCTTCGCCGATGATCTGCGCCATGGCCGTGTGCGTGCCCTGGCCGCCTTCCATGAAGGGGCTGAGCAGGCGCACGCTGCCGTCCGGACGAATCTCCAGGAACGCCGGCACCTGGGTCCCGCGCTCGGCGGTGCCGGTGGCAGCCTGTACGCGGGACGCGCCAAGCGGCAGGCCGAAGCCGATCACCAGCGCACCCACGGCGGTACTCGCCAGGAAGCGCCGACGCGACAGGTTGATCGGCTCGTCCAGGGTCACGCCGGGAAGGATCTCGCGAATGTTCATCAAACGCTCCCCTTGCCGGCGGCCAGGTCATCCATAGCGGCATGAATGGCGTTGTAGGTGCCGCAGCGGCACAGGTTGATCATCGCCGCGTTGATTTGCTCCCTGGTCGGTGCAGGGGTGTGCTTGAGCAGCGCCGTGGCCGCCATCACCTGCCCGGACTGGCAGTACCCGCATTGCGCCACCTGGCGCTCGACCCAGGCCGCGACCACGCGCTTGCCCACGTCATCGGTTTCGATGGCCTCGATGGTGGTGATCTCGCGACCAACCAGCGCCGCCACTGGCGTTACGCATGAGCGCACCACGTTGCCGTCCACCAGCACCGAACACGCGCCGCACTGGGCCAGGCCGCAGCCGTACTTGGTGCCGGTCATGCCCAGGTCGTCGCGGATCACCCACAGCAACGGCGTGTCGGCGTCGGCATCGACCTGATAGGCCTGTTGGTTAATACGTAATTCCATGGCGGCTCACCTGCTGATCATCGGTTGGTGGTGCTGAGTTCTTATAGAGGGGTGCGACCGTAGGTCGCCCATCGTGGAACTCTAGACCACCGCGCAAGGCCCATCTATGCAATAGCCCGCAAGTTCAGAGGATCAGGCAAGTAATCGACAGGATTGGGTCACTGCGCGGGGCGCAAGCCTTCGCCTGCCGCCGTGCGAATGCCTTCGAGCAGCATGGTGAACGCCGGGTTGTCGTTGTGCTCGCGCCAGATCAGGTGCAGCTCGCTCTGCGCGCCTTCGCCCAGGTCGATATCGTGAAACACCACGTTTTTGAACACCACGCTGCTGGCGCAACGCGGCACCAGGGCCAGGCCCATGCCGGCGTTCACCAACGCGAGGATGGTCAGGGACGAACCCAGCCACTGCACATACTGTGGCGCCACACGCGCCGAGCGCAGCAGGCCGGTGAGCAATTCATTGAACGGCGGATAGGCCGAATGGGCGTACATCAGGAACGGTTGCGCATCCAGGTCCTGCACGCTGACGGTCTCTGCCTGGGCCAGCCGATGACTGCTCGGTACCGCCAGCACGAACGGCTCGCGCACCAGGCATTCGGTGGCGTAGCCAGGCTCCACCAGTGGTGCGCGGACGATGCCCAGGTCGATGCGTCGGGCGCGCAGGGCTTCGTATTGCTGGTAGGTGTTCATCTCGGACAGGTCGATCCTGACGTGAGGCTGTTTGAGACGCGCCTCGGCAATCACCTTGGGCAAAAACTCGTACACCGCGCTGCCGACGAAACTGATATTGACCGTACCGATATCGCCCTCGGCGAAGCGCCGCGCGGTCACCGCCGCTTGCTGGGCACGCTCCAGCAGGTTCTGCGCCTCGACGAAAAACGCCCGCCCCGCGGCGGTCAGGGCAACGCTGCGGGTGGTGCGGGTAAACAGCTCCACGCCCAAGTGATGCTCCAGCAACTGGATCTGCCGGCTGAGGGGCGGCTGCGTCATGTTCAGCCGTTCTGCGGCCCGGCGAAAATTCAGTTCGGTGGCCACGGTGGTGAAGCAGCGCAGTTGCGTCAGTTCGAACATTGATCCAAATCCCGTATCAATCGCATGCCAGGTTAGATTAGACGGGAACAATCCCTGGCGTCCATCATCGGCCTGTCCCTAAAAAAACAATGAATGGGAGTTGCCCGTGGATACCCTCCAGAACCTGCCAGACCCGAGCGCGCTTGCCCGCGCTGCTGCCAAGGTCAAGCGCCATGTGCTGCCGTTATTCGTGGTGATGTTCATCGTCAATTACATCGACCGCGTCAATATCGGCTTCGTGCGCAGCCACATGGAAACCGATCTGGGCATTGGCGCCGCGGCCTATGGCTTGGGCGCCGGGTTGTTCTTCATCGGTTATGCGCTCTTTGAGGTGCCGTCCAACCTGTTGCTGCAACGCTACGGCGCACGGGCGTGGTTGACGCGCATCATGTTCACCTGGGGCGCGGCGGCGATGGGCATGGCGTTCGTGCAGGGGGAAACCAGTTTCTACGTGTTGCGCTTTATCCTCGGTGCGGCGGAAGCCGGCTTCTTTCCCGGCATCATCTATTACTTTACCCAGTGGCTTCCTTCCAGCGAGCGCGGCAAGGCCATGGCGGTGTTCCTCAGTGGTTCGGCGATTGCCTCGGTGATCTCCGGGCCGGTGTCGGGGGCGTTGCTGAACGTCAACGGGTTTAGCCTGCATGGCTGGCAATGGATGTTCCTGATCGAAGGCTTCGCCTCCATCATGCTCTGCGGGTTCGTGTGGTTCTGGTTGCAGTCCCATCCCCATCAGGCCAAGTGGCTCACGAGCGCGGAAAAACACGCGCTGGTCAGTGCCATCGCACTGGAGCAACAGGCGCGCGAGGCGAACCTGCGCGTGCGGCCGTCGATGTTCAAATTGCTGGCCGACAAACAGATCGCCCTGTTCTGCTTCATCTACTTTTCCATCGCCCTGACCATTTATGGCGCCACCTTCTGGCTGCCGAGCATGATCAAGAAAATGGGCAACCTGGGTGACTTCCAGGTGGGCTTGTTCAACGCCATTCCGTGGTTGATTTCGATTGTCGCCATGTACGGTTTCGCCTCGCTGGCCAGCAAGTGGAAGCACCAGCAGGCCTGGGTGTCACTGATGCTGGTGATCGCCGCGTTCGGCATGTTCATGTCCACCACCGGCGGGCCGGTGTTTGCGTTCGTTGCCATCTGTTTTGCCGCGATTGGCTTCAAGGCCGCTTCGGCGCTGTTCTGGCCGATTCCCCAGGGTTACCTGGATGCGCGCATCGCGGCGGCGGTGATTGCCCTGATCAATTCGGTGGGCAATCTGGGTGGTTTCGTCGCGCCCACCACCTTCGGCTTGCTGGAGCAGACCACGGGCTCCATCGAGGGCGGCCTGTACGGCCTGGCAGCCACTTCGCTGGTGGCGGCGGTGCTGGTGTTTTTTGCCCGCACCGCGCCGCGCAGCGGTACACCACCCACCTCAGCCACAACGCCACACACTTTGCATGCCGATACACAGGGAGCCGTCTCTTGAAAATCATCCGTGTCACCGTCACCCCGATTGCCTTTCGCGACCCGCCGCTGCTGAACGCCAGCGGCATCCACGAGCCTTTCGCGCTGCGCTCGATCATCGAGATTGAAAGCGACACCGGCTACCTCGGCCTC
Above is a genomic segment from Pseudomonas sp. R5-89-07 containing:
- a CDS encoding molybdopterin cofactor-binding domain-containing protein is translated as MNIREILPGVTLDEPINLSRRRFLASTAVGALVIGFGLPLGASRVQAATGTAERGTQVPAFLEIRPDGSVRLLSPFMEGGQGTHTAMAQIIGEELDADPATFVVEAAPPGEAYVVMENGLRITGGSMSVRMSYPTMRRLGALARAMLMQAAAEQLGVPVAQLTTQPGRVVHAASGRSLGYGELAARALDMPVPDPATITLRDPSQFRWIGKPVKRLDAYDKSTGKAQYSIDLKVDGMLHAAVQHAPRLGMTVGSLRNQAQVEAMKGVHSVHTLPGAVAVVAERWWHAKRAVEAIQVEWLEAAADSTVRAMPADFSSDKYRDFLAAQQGPARDDETEGDVATSLASAKTRVDATYHNQYLNHAQLEPPSALARYNPDGTLEVWLPNQAPDMFRADIAKRTGLTIEQITLHSPLLGGFFGRHFLYDSANPYPQAIVLAKAVGRPVKLIWSREEEFVRDVLRPVAVVKFHAALDDKGLPVAIEAVSATEGPTEAIAGKQGDALDPTALEGLSGKSYAIPNKRIAQIYVKGPAMLGYWRSVGNSLNDFFYEAFLDELADKGGHDPYELRLHLLRDNARLTTLLQAVGELSGGWKRGPFTAEDGSRRARGVAMASPFGSHAAVIAEVSIDNGQVKVHDIWQAIDPGSIVNPAIIEAQVNGAVALGLSQTLLEEAVYVDGKPRARNYDLYPILPPSRMARVHVKIVESGEKMGGIGEPPLPAVAPAVANAVAQLTGQRIRSLPLSRYTFS
- a CDS encoding (2Fe-2S)-binding protein, which codes for MELRINQQAYQVDADADTPLLWVIRDDLGMTGTKYGCGLAQCGACSVLVDGNVVRSCVTPVAALVGREITTIEAIETDDVGKRVVAAWVERQVAQCGYCQSGQVMAATALLKHTPAPTREQINAAMINLCRCGTYNAIHAAMDDLAAGKGSV
- a CDS encoding LysR family transcriptional regulator; the encoded protein is MFELTQLRCFTTVATELNFRRAAERLNMTQPPLSRQIQLLEHHLGVELFTRTTRSVALTAAGRAFFVEAQNLLERAQQAAVTARRFAEGDIGTVNISFVGSAVYEFLPKVIAEARLKQPHVRIDLSEMNTYQQYEALRARRIDLGIVRAPLVEPGYATECLVREPFVLAVPSSHRLAQAETVSVQDLDAQPFLMYAHSAYPPFNELLTGLLRSARVAPQYVQWLGSSLTILALVNAGMGLALVPRCASSVVFKNVVFHDIDLGEGAQSELHLIWREHNDNPAFTMLLEGIRTAAGEGLRPAQ
- a CDS encoding cytochrome c; amino-acid sequence: MNNRRFARTAGWLALPCLVVAGLLAWYVTREPASPFAAEKTASFDPALVSRGEYVARLSDCVACHSLPGKAPFAGGLEMATPLGAIHATNITPDREHGVGNYSLADFDRAVRQGVAPGGRRLYPAMPYPSYVKLSDDDIKALYAFFMKGVQPASEPNIPSDIPWPLNLRWPIALWNGVFAPTAAYAANPSQDALWNRGAYIVQGPGHCGSCHTPRGLAFNEKALDQSGAPFLAGALLDGWYAPSLRQDPNTGLGRWSEAQIVQFLKTGRNQHAVVYGSMTEAFNNSTQFMAGDDLAAIARYLKSLPGDPQRDGTPWQYQAVAANARQDAPGAHTYATRCASCHGLDGKGQPDWMPPLAGATSALAKESASAINITLNGSQRVVAAGLPDAYRMPAFREQLSDQDIAQVLTYVRSTWGNQGGAVDAQAVGKLRGHTDPASSSPIILHMR
- a CDS encoding MFS transporter, with protein sequence MDTLQNLPDPSALARAAAKVKRHVLPLFVVMFIVNYIDRVNIGFVRSHMETDLGIGAAAYGLGAGLFFIGYALFEVPSNLLLQRYGARAWLTRIMFTWGAAAMGMAFVQGETSFYVLRFILGAAEAGFFPGIIYYFTQWLPSSERGKAMAVFLSGSAIASVISGPVSGALLNVNGFSLHGWQWMFLIEGFASIMLCGFVWFWLQSHPHQAKWLTSAEKHALVSAIALEQQAREANLRVRPSMFKLLADKQIALFCFIYFSIALTIYGATFWLPSMIKKMGNLGDFQVGLFNAIPWLISIVAMYGFASLASKWKHQQAWVSLMLVIAAFGMFMSTTGGPVFAFVAICFAAIGFKAASALFWPIPQGYLDARIAAAVIALINSVGNLGGFVAPTTFGLLEQTTGSIEGGLYGLAATSLVAAVLVFFARTAPRSGTPPTSATTPHTLHADTQGAVS